The genomic region CAGCACTATCAAAATGGAAATACTAACAAATGTGATGCATTTTATGTTTAATGTTTTTCTTTTCTTGCAGTGAGACATGCACACAGTTCTCCCAAATCTGTATCCTTCTTCTCCAAAGGGTTCTTATCCTTATCTTAGAGTTAGACCGTTGTGTTTGTGGTCCCTTAGGCTTGATTTCCTTTAGATTATTCACCAAGCTTTGTCTTTCAGACATAttctagatcagtggttcccaatGTTTTTATAGTCCGTACtgcttcaaacattcaacctccagctgcgtatcCCCTTTTAGCACCAGGGTTGGCGCaatctcaaatgttgttttttgccatcattgtaagcctgctacacacacacacacacacacactatacaatacatttattaaacataagaatgagtgtacgtttttgtcacaacctggctcgtgggaagtgacaacaAAGCCCTTATAGGACCGGGGCccaaataataatcaatcattttgctcttttgtttagccatcttacatataaaactcaTTGTTCATACAAAATTGAATTACTCACCACAGGTTattcttttaaatgttttatttatttcacctttatttaaccaggtaggctagttgagaacaagttctcatttacaactgcgacctggccaagaaagcaaaacagtgtgacacagacaacaacacagaggtacacatggaataaacaagccaataacacaataaacaagtcaatgacacagtagaaaaaaaataaagtctatatacagtgtgtgcaaaaggcatgaggaggtaggcaataaataggccatgagaagggtgtgcttgaaaggatgcacataactctgcaatgttggtttgtattggagagattctcagtcttaaataatttccCACACGGTCtctgcctgtatttagttttcatgctagtgagggccgagaatccactctcacataggtacgtggttgcagaGGGCATCGGTGTCTTAACAGCACAATTTGCCAAGACAagaaactctgagcgcagccctatccagaaatctgtcagtggcttctgattaaattacattttcacagaaccgcaaTATTgctaagtggactggaggcagggcatgaaagggataacgaatccagttgttgtccgtttcgggaaagtacctgcttAATTgagcacccagctcactcagatACTTCGTTATCACATTTGATATTGTTCATacagttgaggtaatttgtacacaaaaaaatcatacaatgatggaaaaacctgtgtgttgtccttaaTGCAGACGGAAAATatctccaacttcttaatcatatcCTCAATTTTGTACCGCACAtggaatatagttgcggagagtccctgtagtaatcctagattcagatcattcaggcgagaaaaaacatcacccaggtaggccagttgtgtgagaaactcgtcatcatgcaagcgaacagacaagtgaaaattatggtcagtcaagaaaactttaagctcgtctctcaataaaaacaaaaacatgtcaatactttgcctcTTAATAACCAttgcacttctgtatgttgtaaaagtgttacatggttgctgcccatatcatttcataatgcagaaaatacaccgGAGTTCAGGGCCATTGCTTTAACAATTTTTCACTGTtgtgtccaaaatgtctttcaagaTGTCAGACATTCCcctggcagcaagagcctctcggtggatgctgcagtgtacccaagtggcgtcagagcgagcaactgcttgcacgcacgttaccactccactatgtcttcctgtcatggcttttgcgccatcagtacagctaccaaagtccatttgatgtcacaaagctgttcagtactttaaaaatatcctctcatgttgcCCTTGTTTCCattggtttgcagaagaggatgtcttccttaattgaccccacATAAACGTAACATACATATACCAGGAGCtatgccaggcccgccacgtcttttgactcatccagctgtaacgcatgtAATGCACTgtcttgtatgcgaagcagtaattgtttcaaaacatttcCTGCCGTGTCACTGATGCgtcatgaaacagtgttgtttgatgaaggtattgtctgtgtagttttttttttgtcttttcccccagcattgtcccagacAAATCTGTGGCAGCAGGAAGagttaagtcctccacaatagtatggggcttgcctgtcctagccacttggtagctcaccatataagatgcttctatccccttcttattaatggtatctgttgcttttatacatatTACTTCTCAAAAGTCGTCTTTATTCTTGCTCCAAAAACTCCCGttgcttatttttcaaattgtcatgtttctaaatgtctgctcaagagtgaaggtttcccgtgagagagtaacggttaatgtgattgcatgttaattatttgactaggctacctgtatttgacattgtgtaaTTTCAATGAACAATAGATGGTTTAATTAAACTGCCAAAATGAGTTGAGACTACTCAGGCAAGGGGGAAAAAAAcccacccaaatgtatagccccgttggaaaatataaatgtactgatggaaattatttttttatttggcgtaccccagtttgggaatacctgttcTACATCATGCAATTAAGTCCAATCCCATTTTTAAAATGATTTTTATGAGCATGGTTGGTTTGCCTTTAACTTTCTGAAAAAGACCCAGTGGTGTGCATCCCGTCCAGTTTCTTTATCGGAGAGAATGGAATCCCCCTCGAAGTTGTTGCCGGGAGTGTCTCTGCAGAGGAACTCATGAATAGAATCAACAAAGTCAAACAGGTATGATAGCCAAATATAACACAGAAAACACTTAAACGACATCAGTAAATGGTCTCCAAGAGCACTGAGATAGATGTAAGGTAGAGGGTATCTAGTTTGCCTGACACCTGCTCTCGAAGTCTCCAGTTCGCTGTCATGTGCGTTGCGCATCAGCCAGCCTAGAGCGTGTCACACTTAACATGCATTTCTTGTGCCTAACAGATGCACGCTCAGCAGATGGCAGGTGAGGGAGCGGATGCAGGGGCTCCCATGGAGGGGCTCCCACGAGCCACGGTAGCCTCAGAGCCAGCCCCAGCACAGACCCCCTCAACCTCACAGGAGCTCCAACCCAGCCACACACCACCAGCAGACACAGACAGTGCAGCAGCACCAGCAATGTCTAAAGGTATGTTTGTGTGAGGGGTTACTTTGGAATGTTGATGAAAAGTAATTTTACTGAAAAGCAATGCAACAAAAGAACAAGTATTTGCGCTATATGTAAATGCATGTCTGTGCGTGGTATTTGATATGTGTCCTGTTGATTGAGAGATTGAAGTTGAGACACTGTCATGATTGCTTTGATGTGGTCCAACCCAGAATCCCTGTCCAGGCCAGCAGAAGAAGGCGGCCCCTCGGCCTCAGAGGTTGTGACCCTTGGGGATGACAGGAGCGCATCATCAGAGGACGTGTCAACCAGCTCTCAGCCTGACGAAGGCCTCGATGCCAAGGTGGAGAGGTAGgacctatatacacacacaacggGGGCGGGATAAAAGGTTGAAAATGGCTTTCTTTTCAAACTGAAACCTTTCCTTCTGTAGGTTAACAAAGAAACTGGAGGAAAGACGGGAGCAGaaaaagaaaggagaggaggaggtaaagaATAACTGTAGACATTGGTGTCCCATATTGACAccacagtaataataataatagaatcGCCTGGCCTTTCAGCCTATAAGTATCCATTAGAGAACGTTGTCTTGCGGCTCCATAAGCATATGCCTGGCCTCGTTGGATCCCCCTCCCAACCAATGATGGGTCAACATTCTAACAgtctaataaatacatttcatatatGCTATGGGAAGAATAATCATgtggttgtgtttatgaaggtctTAGTTTTTTTCATATTCTAATGTTACCTATTTCAAAGAACATAATGCAATTTTCAATAGTTTGTTACTCTAGGCTATAAGTAAAAATGAAAAACCACTAGTTCAAGAGTTAAATCCATCAcaaagatttttttattttttttggcaTGCCCAAAAAAACATTGGAAATAATAACATTTATATAAAAATAGACAGAATAGCATATTTTATGTTTATTATGTTACTAGTCTTTGCTTAGCATCCTGAGCAATGCTGCCCCAAGGAAAGCGCGGTTATGCTTTGAAAAAGTAATATTTGGAAATAGAGCTGCAGCTCTTGAATTGAGTTATTTGACAAAAGTGTCTTAGAAACTGCAGAATATGCTATTGCTGATACAATCAGAGTTTTACCTGAATGTGACTCTGAAGGAAAATTTGTTAGTGGTGCTCCTTTCTCTGACAATTCCAAGATGTGTCCATCTTCATGTACAATTTGACAACTGATAATATTGTCACTCATCATACTATTGTCAATTTAGTCTTGTCTTTAGGCTAACtcttatgtgtgaaattagttacTGATTGTATCGGACTCTGTATTGTTCCCCAACCGTGCCTTTACGCATGAATCAATCTCGTCTTCTCTACTCTATGCTCTCGATTTCAGTCACAATGGCCACAATTCTTCATCATTACACACAATTAAATCACCCTCTTCTCCCTCATCATTCAGTTAGGCattatgtaaatacatttgtgaagtaatgtgcacaattatcagtttctatcaACCATTCATCCATTTAGCCTATGTAATTAattcagtgaggagagagacgcacatggctgggtaccaacgtcctaccgCACATTTGCCCTGGCCGTTAAGGTGGGAAtcggtgtgtgtggggggggggggcaggtgaaAAAAAAGGCCCTTAATTAACACTTTACTATCTGATTAGAAAATTCTGACAACAGCAATGTAAAAGACAAACATTTTAAGAAAATTTGAGGAGCAGGACGTTGCTTCTTTTTTGGGCCGATTCCTTTTACTTACAAAATCAAACGTCAGTGGCCATTGGCCTATGGCGATTCTGGTGTTAATGCATGTGTGCGCCTGTATCTATTTCTGTGTGATGATGGTCAGGGTGAAAtaaagaaggagatggagagaaggaagaTGGGGAAGGAGATGCTTGACTTCAAGAGGAAGAATGAGGATGAGAAGACCAAACGCATTATGGATGAGCGAAACAGGGATAAGGCAGAGGAGAAGGCTGCCAGGGAGCGTGTCAAAGCACAGATTGCCCTGGTAAATAAACACATCACACTTTCACTCATAACTAATCCCTGGTTGGGCCTCTCTGATTGAACTTTCTCTCATAACTCCCTCTAGTGGCCTAAATGAACACTGCGGAGTTTGATGAAATAGCCATTGTTTGTTGTGGGAGAAGGGTAGTGGCTGGCTGATGCACCTTTATCCCCACAGGACCGTGCTGACAGAGCTGCCCGCTATGCCAACAACAAGGATGAGGTGGAGGCAGCCCGGCTGGCAGCACTGCAggccagacaggcagagacagaggccaAGAAGGAGAATGCACAAAGGGAGAGGAGGTATGGAGCTATTCTACAGTCACAGGGCTGGGGGTTAGTTTTAAAGCAGTCACTTTCAATAAAAAGTTTGTAATTCTAGATTGTCATCAAACTGTGTTACTGTCCTCCAGCGCCATAGCCAGAATACAGTTCCGTCTACCAGATGGGTCATTCTTCACCAACCAGTTCCCCTCAGAGGCCAGACTGCAGGAAGCTCGACAGTTCGCTGTCAATGTAAGATACTTTTTCTAACTCAATATAATTCAAGAGTTGGACAAGTGACTATTAAGAACACGTTCATCCTCTTTGTTGGATTATGATATTAAATATCATAATGCTGGCTGTCACTTAAGAGTTTATTTTTCCTCTCAGGAAGTGGGAAATAGGTATGGCAACTTCTCCCTGGCAACCGTGTTCCCTCGCAGAGAGTTTACCGCTGACGACCTGGACAAGACTCTTCTGGCGCTTGAGCTGGCCCCCAGTGCCTCAATAGTGCTGCTGCCTGTGAGTGAGctccctatttctctctgtaAACTTCTGCTAATATTGATGACTACTATCTAGAGTCCATAGCTACATCTCCCATTTTGAGAATTCGCAACAAGACAGTGTGCTGCGATTCTATGACAGTTATATTTACGCCTCTTAGGGTTCtttgtgtacagtgcattcggaaagtattcagaccccttgaatttttccacattttattacgttagccttattctaaaatgcatgaaattgtttttttcccctcatcaacctacaaacaatatcccataatgacgaagcaaaaacagttgtgttgaaatttttgcaaatttattacaaataaactaTCACATCCACATaggtattcagacactttactcagtactttgttgaatcatctttggcagcgatttcagcattgagtcttctccggtatgacgctacaaacttggcacacctgtatttggggagtttctcccagtcttctctctcaaggtctgtcaagttggatggggagcgttggtgcaccgctattttcaggtctctccagagatgttcgatcaggttcaagtccgggctctggatgggccactcaaggacattcagagacttgccccaaaaccactcctgcattgtcctggctgtgtgcttagggtcattgtcctgttagaagcTTTGCCCcccgtctgaggtcctgagtactctggagcaggttttcaccaaggatctctctgtactttactccgttcatctttccctcgatcctgattagaCACAcattccctgccgctgaaaaacgtccccacaacatgatgctgccaccaccatgcttcaccgtagggatggtgccaggtttcttccagatgtgacgcttggcattcaggccaaagagttccatccttgtttcatcaaaccagagaatcttgtttctcatggtctgagagtcctttaggtgcctttggcaaactccaagtgggctgtcgtgccttttagtgaggagtggcttccgcctggccactaccataaaagcctgattggtggagtgctgcagagataggagaaacttcctgaaggacaaccatctccacagaggaactctcgagctttgtcagagtgaccattgtgttcttggtcacttccctgaccaaggccattcttcccctattgctcagttttggccgggtggccagctctaggaagttcacaacctccatttaagaatgatggaggacactgtgttcttggggaacttcaatgctgcagacattgtttggtacccttccccagatctgtgccttgacacaatcctgtctcggagctctagctttttttttgctctgacatgcattgtccaCTGTGCGACTTTATAGataggtgtatgcctttccagatcgtgtccaatcaattgaatttaccacaggtggactccaatcaagttgcagaaacatgtcaaggatgatcaatggaaatgggatgcacctgagcacaatttcaagtctcatacatagcaaagggtctcgatgtaaattatttatttattttttgcaaaaatgtctaaacctgtttttgctttgtcattatggggtattgtgtgtagattgaggggaagaAAATAATTTAATCTATTTCAGAATAAGTTTGTAGCGTAACAaagtggaaaaggggaaggggtctgaatacttaaaaaaaaaaatgtatttcacctttatttaaccaggtaggctagttgagaacaagtcctcatttacaactgcgacctggccaagataaagcatagcagtgtgaacagacaacacagagttacacatggagtaaacaattaacaagtcaataacacagtagacaaaaaaaaagggggagtctataaacaatgtgtgcaaaaggcatgaggaggtaggcgaataattacaatattgcagattaacactggagtgataaatgatcagatgatcatgtacaggtagagatattggtgtgcaaaagagcagaaaagtaaataaataaaaactgtggggatgaggtaggtgaaaatgggtgggctatttaccaatagattatgtacagctgcagcaatcggttagctgctcagatagctgatgtttgaagttggtgagggagataaaggtctccaacttcagcaatttttgcaattcgttccagtcacaggcagcagagtactggaacgaaaggcggccgaatgaggtgttggctttaaggatgatcagtgagatacacctgctggatcgcgtgctacggatgggtgttgccatcgtgaccagtgaactgagataaggcggagctttacctagcatggccttgtagatgacttggagccagtgggtcttgcgacgaatatgtagcgagggccagccgactagagcatacaagtcgcagtggtgggtagtataaggtgctttagtgacaaaacggatggcactgtgataaactgcatccagtttgctgagaagagtgttggaagcaattttgtagatgacgtcgccgaagtcgaggatcggtaggatagtcagttttactagggtaagcttggcagcgtaagtgaaggaggctttgttacggaatagaaagccgactcttgatttgattttcgattggagatgtttgatatgggtctggaaggagagtttgcagtctagccagacacctaggtacttataggtgtccacatattcaaggtcggaaccatccagtgtggtgatgctagtcgggcatgcgggtgcaggcagcgatcggttgaaaagcatgcatttggttttactagcgtttaagagcagtttgaggccacggaaggagtgttgtatggcattgaagctcgtttggaggttagatagcacagtgtccaatgacgggccgaaagtatatagaatggtgtcgtctgcgtagaggtggatcagggaatcgcccgcagcaagagcaacatcattgatatatacagagaaaagagtcggcccgagaattgaaccctgtggcacccccatagagactgccagaggaccggacagcatgccctccgatttgacacactgaactctgtctgcaaagtaattggtgaaccaggcaaggcagtcatccgaaaaaccgaggctactgagtctgccgataagaatatggtgattgacagagtcgaaagccttggcaaggtcgatgaagacggctgcacagtactgcctttatcgatggcggttatgtcgtttagtaccttgagtgtagctgaggtgcacccgtgaccggctcggaaacctaGATTGCATaatggagaaggtacggtgggattcgagatggtcagtgacctgtttgttgacttggctttcgaagaccttagataggcaaggcagaatggatataggtctgtaacagtttgggtccagggtgtctccccctttgaagagggggatgactgcggcagctttccaatccttggggatctcagacgatatgaaagagaggttgaacaggctggtaataggggttgcgacaatggcggcggatcgtttcagaaatagagggtccagattgtcaagcccagctgatttatacgggtccaggttttgcagctctttcagaacatctgctatctggatttgggtaaaggagaacctggagaggcttgggcgaggagctgtggggggccggagctgttggccaaggttggagtagccaggcggaaggcatggccagccgttgagaaatgcttgttgaagttttcaataatcatggatttgtcggtggtgaccgtgttccctagcctcagtgcagtgggcagctgggaggaggtgctcttgttctccatggacttcacagtgtcccagaactttttggagttggagctacaggatgcaaacttctgcctgaagaagctggcctttgctttcctgactgactgcgtgtattggttcctgacttccctgaacagttgcatatcgcggggactgttcgatgctattgcagtccgccacaggatgtttttgtgctggtcgagggcagtcaggtctggagtgaaccaagggctgtatctgttcttagttctgcattttttgaacggagcatgcttatctaaaatggtgaggaagttactcttaaagaatgaccaggcatcctcaactgacgggatgaggtcaatgtccttccagggtacccgggccaggtcgattagaaaggcctgctcacagaagtgttttagggagcgtttgacagtgatgaggggtggtcgtttgactgcggcaccgtagcggatacaggcaatgaggcagtggtcgctgagatcctgattgaagacagtggaggtgtatttggagggccagttggtcaggatgacgtctatgagggtgcccttgcttacagagttagggttgtacctggtgggttccttgatgatttgtgtgagattgagggcatctagcttagattgtaggactgccggggtgttaagcatatcccagtttaggtcacctaacagaacaaactctgaagctagatggggggcaatcaattcacaaatggtgtccagggcacagctgggagctgaggggggtcggtagcaggcggcaacagtgagcgtcttatttctggagagagta from Oncorhynchus masou masou isolate Uvic2021 chromosome 29, UVic_Omas_1.1, whole genome shotgun sequence harbors:
- the LOC135519383 gene encoding UBX domain-containing protein 4-like isoform X1; protein product: MIWFEGSIPAAIISAKQQSSIFVVVITGDDEVSGQMMSSWEDDRVAEASYNCCVAIKVDSKSETCTQFSQIYPVVCIPSSFFIGENGIPLEVVAGSVSAEELMNRINKVKQMHAQQMAGEGADAGAPMEGLPRATVASEPAPAQTPSTSQELQPSHTPPADTDSAAAPAMSKESLSRPAEEGGPSASEVVTLGDDRSASSEDVSTSSQPDEGLDAKVERLTKKLEERREQKKKGEEEGEIKKEMERRKMGKEMLDFKRKNEDEKTKRIMDERNRDKAEEKAARERVKAQIALDRADRAARYANNKDEVEAARLAALQARQAETEAKKENAQRERSAIARIQFRLPDGSFFTNQFPSEARLQEARQFAVNEVGNRYGNFSLATVFPRREFTADDLDKTLLALELAPSASIVLLPQTGRPSNMVVQSTSGGGIWAVLGTILYPLLAVWRFLSGFLFTSPPIPGAAGPRGPAQRPNTASGSSSSSGEPKRETLRKRTLEKQPADFKQDGKIHRLRNHEDSEDENNTWNGNSTQQM
- the LOC135519383 gene encoding UBX domain-containing protein 4-like isoform X2, producing MIWFEGSIPAAIISAKQQSSIFVVVITGDDEVSGQMMSSWEDDRVAEASYNCCVAIKVDSKSETCTQFSQIYPVVCIPSSFFIGENGIPLEVVAGSVSAEELMNRINKVKQMHAQQMAGEGADAGAPMEGLPRATVASEPAPAQTPSTSQELQPSHTPPADTDSAAAPAMSKESLSRPAEEGGPSASEVVTLGDDRSASSEDVSTSSQPDEGLDAKVERLTKKLEERREQKKKGEEEKEMERRKMGKEMLDFKRKNEDEKTKRIMDERNRDKAEEKAARERVKAQIALDRADRAARYANNKDEVEAARLAALQARQAETEAKKENAQRERSAIARIQFRLPDGSFFTNQFPSEARLQEARQFAVNEVGNRYGNFSLATVFPRREFTADDLDKTLLALELAPSASIVLLPQTGRPSNMVVQSTSGGGIWAVLGTILYPLLAVWRFLSGFLFTSPPIPGAAGPRGPAQRPNTASGSSSSSGEPKRETLRKRTLEKQPADFKQDGKIHRLRNHEDSEDENNTWNGNSTQQM